A single window of Rhodamnia argentea isolate NSW1041297 chromosome 5, ASM2092103v1, whole genome shotgun sequence DNA harbors:
- the LOC115750840 gene encoding probable pectate lyase 5, translating to MRMLFPTTCILPACIFFVSLSLSAAMNLTLPHQHPDPEAVVQDVHRRLNASLSRRLLSSSSSSCGTGNPIDDCWRCDPNWASNRQRLADCGIGFGQSALGGRDGRIYVVTDSSDLDVVNPKPGTLRFGAIQDEPLWIIFSADMLIRLKHELILNSFKTIDGRGHNIQITGNGCLTVQYISNIIIHNVHIHHCKPSGNTNIRSSPTHVGWRGRSDGDGISIFGASHIWVDHCSLSYCADGLIDAIMGSTAITISNSYFSHHDEVMLLGHDDKYAPDTGMQVTIAFNHFGEALVQRMPRCRRGYIHVVNNDFTAWEMYAIGGSANPTINSQGNRYTAPVDPNAKEVTKRVDTEENEWTDWNWRTEGDVMVNGAFFVPSGVGLSAQYSKASSIEPKSAGLINQLTMNAGVFGDPRDNSAGISYPGFAGGGTSTGSSTDGAVGAGGGSDGGEGDYFGMIFGSDAPPAHSSATSILLFLLIILVLYTSTNRGALLSLQLLTL from the exons atgaggatgTTGTTCCCGACCACCTGCATTCTCCCTGCGTGCATCttcttcgtctctctctccctctcggctGCTATGAACCTCACCCTCCCTCACCAACACCCGGACCCTGAAGCTGTTGTCCAAGATGTGCACAG GAGACTGAATGCCTCCCTCTCAAGAAGACTCCTgtcctcgtcctcctcgtcgTGTGGCACCGGCAACCCCATCGACGACTGCTGGCGGTGTGACCCGAACTGGGCCTCGAACCGGCAGCGCCTGGCAGACTGTGGCATTGGGTTTGGGCAGTCGGCGCTGGGTGGTCGTGACGGGCGCATCTACGTGGTGACCGACTCCTCGGACTTGGATGTGGTGAACCCGAAACCGGGGACGCTCCGGTTCGGGGCCATCCAGGACGAGCCCCTGTGGATCATCTTCTCCGCCGACATGTTGATCCGGCTCAAGCACGAGCTCATCCTCAACAGCTTCAAGACCATCGATGGCCGGGGGCACAACATCCAAATCACAGGCAACGGCTGCCTCACCGTCCAATAcatctccaacatcatcatcCACAACGTCCACATCCACCACTGCAAGCCCTCCGGCAACACCAACATCCGATCGTCGCCGACCCACGTCGGGTGGCGCGGGCGATCCGACGGGGACGGGATATCGATATTCGGGGCGTCGCACATATGGGTGGACCACTGCTCGCTGTCGTACTGCGCGGACGGGCTGATTGACGCAATCATGGGCTCGACGGCAATCACGATATCGAACAGCTACTTCTCGCACCACGACGAGGTGATGCTGCTGGGGCACGACGACAAGTACGCCCCGGACACGGGGATGCAGGTGACAATCGCGTTCAACCACTTCGGGGAGGCGCTGGTGCAGCGGATGCCGCGGTGCCGGCGGGGCTACATCCACGTAGTCAACAACGACTTCACGGCGTGGGAGATGTACGCCATCGGCGGCAGCGCCAACCCCACTATCAACAGCCAGGGCAACCGCTACACGGCGCCCGTCGACCCCAACGCCAAGGAG GTGACAAAGCGCGTGGACACAGAGGAGAACGAGTGGACGGACTGGAACTGGAGGACGGAGGGGGACGTCATGGTGAACGGCGCCTTCTTCGTGCCGTCCGGGGTCGGCCTCAGCGCTCAGTACTCCAAGGCCTCCAGCATTGAGCCCAAGTCTGCTGGCCTCATCAACCAGTTGACCATGAACGCTGGCGTCTTCGGCGATCCTAG GGACAACAGCGCCGGCATATCTTACCCGGGGTTTGCTGGGGGCGGGACCAGCACGGGCTCCTCCACCGACGGTGCCGTCGGTGCAGGAGGTGGGTCTGACGGAGGGGAAGGTGACTACTTTGGAATGATATTCGGGAGCGATGCGCCACCAGCACATTCATCAGCTACCtcaatccttttgtttttactaaTCATTTTGGTTTTGTACACTAGTACCAACCGTGGTGCTCTAttatcattgcaattgttgacATTGTAG